From the genome of Carcharodon carcharias isolate sCarCar2 chromosome 34, sCarCar2.pri, whole genome shotgun sequence, one region includes:
- the LOC121272564 gene encoding nanos homolog 2-like, translating to MERFTHKHPGNQEFDIWKDYLQLSMRVEEIWRPGTGGQGRGKVSPPTEGAFRPLVVGRDPPSCSDGGAVGLDNPLKKGSGICTFCKHNGESRKVYSSHVLKTEGGKVLCPILRNYVCPLCQATGDAAHTLKYCGFNPEKQSLYRSHGRNSMGKKSRR from the coding sequence ATGGAGAGGTTCACCCACAAACATCCTGGAAACCAGGAGTTTGATATATGGAAGGACTATCTGCAGCTGTCGATGAGGGTTGAGGAGATCTGGCGGCCTGGCACAGGTGGGCAGGGGCGCGGCAAGGTCAGCCCACCCACCGAGGGCGCCTTCCGCCCGCTGGTGGTGGGCAGGGACCCCCCCTCCTGCTCCGACGGGGGCGCCGTGGGGCTCGACAACCCACTGAAGAAGGGGAGCGGCATCTGCACCTTCTGCAAGCACAATGGCGAGTCGCGGAAGGTCTACTCCTCGCACGTGCTGAAGACGGAGGGCGGGAAGGTGCTGTGCCCCATCCTGCGGAACTACGTCTGCCCCCTCTGCCAGGCCACGGGCGACGCTGCCCATACCCTGAAATACTGCGGCTTCAACCCGGAGAAGCAGTCTCTGTACCGCAGCCACGGAAGAAACTCAATGGGCAAGAAATCAAGGCGCTAA